From a region of the Panicum virgatum strain AP13 chromosome 2K, P.virgatum_v5, whole genome shotgun sequence genome:
- the LOC120686483 gene encoding protein PIN-LIKES 7-like, with amino-acid sequence MGFLSLLLVASMPIIQVLLIGVVGAYLSSGFSNVLTTSARRDMNKVVFTVFTPSLMFASLAKTVTLEDVISWWFMPVNIAITFMVGGVLGWIACNVLKPPQHFRGLIMAFCSAGNLGNLLLIIVPAVCDEDGNPFGKDRSICRSHGLSYSSLSMALGGLFIWTYTYSLMQKSGKLYHKMQSKSIQCPADSDEEHSAQDAELAKGDGPAAYNDEEAPLPTSVEPDEQTGENPMEAPLLSCESDVTEKGFWTNLKDTVHQFVEELMAPPTISALTGFVVGLVPWLKSLIIGEGAPFKVLQDSLQLMGNGTIPCITLILGGNLTQGLRKSGLKRTVIIAIVCIRFVILPLIGIAVVHAAYGVGFLSHDPLYRYVLMVQFALPPAMNIGTMAQLFDVAQEECSVIFLWTYLVAAIALTTWSTIFMSILS; translated from the exons ATGGGTTTCTTGTCATTGCTTCTGGTGGCTTCTATGCCAATCATCCAGGTCCTGCTCATTGGTGTCGTTGGAGCTTACCTGTCCTCCGGCTTCAGCAATGTCCTGACCACAAGTGCTCGAAGGGACATGAACAAG GTTGTTTTTACCGTATTCACCCCATCTCTGATGTTCGCTAGCCTTGCAAAGACGGTCACGCTCGAGGATGTCATTTCGTG GTGGTTTATGCCAGTTAATATAGCAATCACGTTCATGGTCGGTGGCGTTCTGGGTTGGATAGCATGCAACGTTCTGAAGCCACCACAGCACTTCAGGGGCCTGATCATGGCCTTCTGCTCAGCAG GAAATCTCGGAAACCTGCTCTTGATCATTGTCCCGGCCGTTTGCGATGAAGATGGGAACCCATTCGGGAAGGATCGGAGCATTTGCCGCTCACACGGGCTCTCCTACTCGTCATTGTCCATGGCT CTGGGTGGCCTTTTCATATGGACATACACATACAGCCTGATGCAGAAGTCAGGAAAACTGTATCACAAGATGCAGTCCAAAAGCATCCAGTGCCCAGCCGACAGCGACGAGGAGCATTCTGCGCAAGacgcggagcttgccaaaggAGACGGTCCAGCTGCCTACAATGATGAGGAGGCACCTCTGCCGACGTCAGTTGAGCCTGATGAACAGACGGGTGAGAATCCAATG GAGGCCCCGCTCTTGTCCTGCGAAAGTGATGTCACTGAGAAGGGATTCTGGACAAATCTGAAGGATACTGTCCACCAATTTGTCGAGGAGCTGATGGCACCACCAACGATATCCGCA TTAACTGGGTTTGTTGTTGGCCTGGTCCCATGGTTGAAATCGCTAATCATCGGCGAGGGAGCTCCGTTCAAAGTTTTACAGGATTCCCTCCAACTGATGGG CAATGGCACGATTCCTTGCATCACCCTCATCCTAGGTGGAAACCTGACGCAAG GGCTTCGGAAGTCGGGGCTCAAGCGCACGGTGATCATCGCGATCGTCTGCATACGCTTCGTGATCCTGCCGCTGATCGGGATCGCCGTGGTCCATGCCGCGTACGGAGTCGGGTTCCTGTCCCACGACCCGCTCTACCGCTACGTGCTCATGGTGCAGTTCGCCCTGCCTCCTGCGATGAACATTG GAACCATGGCTCAGCTGTTTGATGTTGCACAAGAGGAATGCTCCGTGATCTTTCTCTGGACGTACCTCGTAGCGGCGATTGCGCTGACGACGTGGTCGACGATCTTCATGTCCATTCTGTCTTGA